In the genome of Acidobacteriota bacterium, the window TTGTCCAAATGATCCGAGAGGATGGCTCGAACACCGAGATCGTCCGGACGATCATCGCCTTGGCACGCAACCTCGATCTGGGCCTGGTTGCCGAAGGCATAGAGCACGAATATCAGATATCGGCTCTGCGGACACTCGGCTGCGACTCCGGCCAGGGTTACCTTTTTAGCGCGCCGCTACGGCCTGACAAGCTCGAGGAGTTTGTCGCCGATTGCGACCGCGGTCTCATCGGCAGTACCGACGTGCCGGAATACGCACACATCCTTACCGTCCAATAGAAAACGGCCGCATCGGCAGCGGCCGCTGAGTCCTAAAATTACCCTAAGCTTACTTCTTTAGCCAGCCAAAAAGCGCGTTGACAGTGATGTCGCGGTTCGTTTCGTAGATCGCCTTTGTCAGAGGCACAGACATCGGGCAGACCTGAACGCAATTCTGCGCATTGCCGCAATTGGTGATGCCATCTTCGCCCATCAGCCCATTGAGCCGTTCATCAATATCGGTCTTGCCGACGGGATGCATATTGAACAGCCGAGCCTGAGCGATCGCCTGTGGGCCGATGTAATTGTCGTCGCCGTACTGCGGGCACGCCTCAAGACAGCAGCCGCACGTCATGCACCGCGAGAGAGCGTAACGCTCCTGTGCGACCTCGTTCGAGATCGCGGGCCCCGGCCCGAGGCTATGGCTGCCATCGAGTTCGACCCAAGCGTGGACCTGTTTCAAGTGATCAAACATCTTCGTCCGGTCAACCTTAAGGTCGCGGACATTTGGGAACTTCGACATCGGCTGAAGCGTCACCGTGTCCGAGCCCGAAGCAAGCAACAGATCATCGATCAGCGCCGAACACGATTGCCGCACCGTCCCGTCGATCACCATCGTACAGATGCCGCAGACCTGCTCAAGACAGCTCATGTCCCAAACCGGCGGCGTTGTCGCTTTGCCCTCTATGGTTACCGGCTCTTTGCGCACGTCCATCAATGCCGAGATGACGTTCAGGTTTCGCCGATACGGCAGCTCAAACGTGTCCCAGCTCACCGGTGCGCCCTCTTTCTCACGCCGCTGTATCTTCAGCTTGAACTTCGCCGGCGGCGTCTCCAGCCGCTTTTTTTCTATATGGTTGCTTTCACTCATTTTCTGCTTTTTTCACCGTGTTGTAACGAACGGAATGACAACCAAAGCTCTCTGGTCCGTGATCAAAAATCGACAGCACGACCCATGCCCTTTGCTTACACTCTCATTCAGCTATACTCTACCGGACGAGTTCCCAAATATAGCCCATGTCGACTTTGGGATCATCAGTTGAAATACCGCCTGTAATCAAGTATCTGCCATCGTGACTAAACTGCATCGGCATGCTGGAATTAGCCAGAGTCTGAAGTCGTTCTCCTTTGATATTCCAAACTGATATCCTGGTCTTGATACCTTCAGTCACCGCAATCATCGAGTCATCGGCACTCCATTTGATAAAAGATGCTGATTTCTCCCCCGTTCGTCGAGGAACACTCGCCAAAAGCTTGCCCGTATCGGTTTCCCATAGATGAAAGAGTACGGAATTATCATTCTTAGGTTTAGTTAAGAGCATCTCTGAAGTATTTCCTATAGACGTCTCGCCGGATGAAGAATCAGGAAAGTCAAAAAGGAATTTGCCGGAAGTTGAGTCATAACCGCCGATACCTTTACCGTCTTTGGCCTGAATTAGAACTTTCGTTCCTGCCCTATTCCATCCGACTACAATGCCTTTGGACTTCTTGGATCCGATAGAAGTAACTAATTCCAGTCCTTCCGTCTTGAAAACTCTCGTAACTCCCTCATCGTCCGAAATCGCTAGGTAGCTGTCGTCCCAACTGAATCGGCAAGCTACAATTTTTTTCTTAAACGCGACTTCCTTTTCGAGTGCGCCGGATCCCAAATTCCACAGCGAAACTTTCTTCAAAGTCGGAACAGCCACAAGCATAAATTTTTCGAAATTGCTTATAATGCTGTGTGAACTCGGACCAATAAGAAGAAATCGGGAATCCGACTTATCTGACCGCCTTGATGCGCTTTCACCTTCGTTTCTGTCAGTTTTGTCTGAAACGTTGTCGGCGAGAATGGTTTGCCAGTCAGCGTTAAGATAAACGCTTTCCATTTCTGGATTGGCCGGCGGCGAGATTCCACCCCTTTGGTGGACAATACCGCCGGTCAGAAAAATAAGGAATCTTCCGAAGTTACTTACCCCCTTCACCTTTTTTACGACGGAGCCGTTCGAGAGGTCAAAAATGGAATGAGAAAGATCGCGAGCATGATGGCCAACCGCATACTCGCCGTCAGGACTAAACGAAAACCCGGCTAACGAACGCCCCGAGAGTCGGCTCTGAATTTTGCCTGTCTCGATATTGTAAACAATGATTTCTTTCGCATTGCCGTTGATCGCAGCGAACTTTCCATCTTGGCTAAAACGGGCTAAACCTAATCGCCCCTTCCATACCGAAATGTCACGAAAGTCAGGCAGCTCATGCTTCACAACAAACGGTCCGTCTTGCTGTCCAAAAATAGATACATGAAGGCAACTACGGTGATCAAGACCCACGTTAATTTTCAGATGAATCGTTTCGTCACTTTTTCTCAGCCGAACGTTGGTCTCCGGAACTTTCCGTCGATTACTACCTTGCGTCTCTCGCCTCTTCAAAGTCTGCTCTTTTTTAGCGTCCGGATCACGCGGCCGCGTTTCTTCCCTGATTCTTCGGCGTTTCTTCCCGAGCTTCGGTTTTGTTCGGCCGCGGCGGCGGACGCTTGCCTGATGAGTAGTCCCGCTTTCGCGGTTCTACGATAGAAACGTCGATCGCTTCGTAGCTGAAGACCGGTGCCTCGGCGGAATATTCTGCGACGGTCGTCTTCATATACTCGTCGTCGTTGCGATCCGGAAACTCCGGCTTGTAATGTGCACCGCGTGATTCGTTCCGGTTCAGGGCACCGAGTGTAATAACCCGGGCAAGCTCGAGCATATTCTTAAGCTGCCGGGCATGTGGCACCGCTTGAGTCGCCCAAAGGTTTGAGTCGTTGATCGAGATCCGCTTCAGCCTTTCCTGTAGCTCGACCAGCTTTTCGTCCGTGGCCTTGAGTTTGTCGTTATAGCGGACGACCGTTACGTTGTCGGTCATCCACTTGCCCATCTCTTCGTGAAGTTTGTATTGATTTTCGCCGCCTTCGCTCTTGATTATCGAGTCGTTGATCTCCTGCTGACGCTTCAGTTCCGCATCGTAGATACCATTCGTTTCGGTCTCGCCACGCTCGACGTTCTTGGCGTATTCCATCGCCGCCGGAGCCGCTACAAAACCGCCGTAAACGCACGAAAGAAGCGAGTTTGCCCCGAGCCGGTTGGCACCGTGAATGGAGTAATCGCACTCGCCCGCGGCTAGCAGCCCGGGCACGTTCGTCCGCTGTTCGAAATCCACCCAAAGGCCGCCCATCGAGTAGTGAACGCCCGGGAAAATTCGCATCGGAACATATCGCGGGTCGTCGCCGACGAACATCTCATAGATCTCAAGGATCGCCCCGAGCTTCCGCGTCAGCGTTTCGGCCGGCACGTGCGTCAGGTCGAGAAATACCTGATTCTCACCGCCGACGCCGAATCCATCCAGGCAGACCTGAAAGATCTCGCGGGTCGCAATATCGCGGGGCACAAGGTTCCCGTAGGCCGGATATTTTTCTTCGAGGAAGTACCAGCGTTCGCCCGTCGGAATGTCTTGCGGCTTCCGCTTGTCGCCCGGATCACGCGGCACCCAAACTCGCCCGCCCTCACCGCGAGCAGATTCGCTCATCAGCCGCAGCTTGTCCTCGCCGGGTATCGATGTCGGGTGAACCTGAATGAACTCGCCATTCGCATATCGCGCACCTTGCTGATATGCAGCCGAAACGGCCGACCCGGTGCACGTCTGCGAGTTGGTCGATTTTCCAAAAACTAGTCCCGGCCCGCCTGTCGCCATTATCACCGCGTCGGCCTTAAAAGCCTTTAGTTCAAGCGTTTGCAGGTTCATCGCGATCAGCCCGCGGCAGACCTGATGGTCGTCCATCACAAGCGAGAGCATCTCCCAGCCCTCAAACTTGCGGACCTTTCCGGTTACCTCAAACTTGCGAACCTGTTCATCGAGCGCGTAAAGAAGCTGCTGGCCGGTCGAGGCACCTGCAAACGCCGTTCGGTGGTGAAGCGTACCGCCAAACCGGCGAAAATCGAGCAGGCCTTCCTTTGTTCGAGAGAACGGCACGCCCATCCGATCAAAGAGGTAAATGATCTCCGGCGCCATGTCGGTCATTCGTTGGACCGGCGGTTGGTTAGCGAGAAAATCGCCGCCATAGACCGTATCGTCGAGGTGCTTCGCCGGCGAATCACCCTCGCCTTTTGTGTTTACGGCTCCATTGATGCCGCCCTGGGCACATACCGAGTGCGACCGTTTGACCGGCACGACCGAGATCAGATCGACCTCGTGCCCGGCTTCCGCGATCTTCAACGCCGCGGCAAGCCCCGCAAGGCCGCCGCCGACGATCGCAATCTTTATCCCGTTTGATGACATATCTTTATGTTCGCGTCTGAACCGCGGACGCATCGCAAACCAATTTCGCTAAACACGTTTCGGAGCCGATGAATTTGCCTTTGCAGGCTGCTCGCAGAGTGCTGCCGGAAGCAAACCGCACGGCCTGAGGAACGAAACAGCCGCGTTCGTCCCGACCGCAAACAGCCCAAATGCCAGTGCCGCACAACCGTAAAGAGCATATCGCTGGGCATTTGTGCCGATCAGAATTCCCCAATCGACCGCAAAGAGCCAAAAGCCATAGGCCAGATGCCACGCGGTCGCGGCAACACCGAGAATGTAAATGGCAAGTACCCACGGGATCGCAAGGTCGTTCGCAACAATATCAAACGAGCCAACGGCATTTCCCGCCACCGCGATGTCCGTTAATCCCGGAACTAAGCCAAATCGATAGTGCAGCAAGTGGAAAACGATGAAAAAGAAAAGAAACACCCCGGTTATCCGCTGGAACAGGTAGAACCAGTTTCGGCCGTAGCCGTAGTTCATCACATTCGACCGCGCTTCGGACGAAATAATAATGCCGTAGATCGAGTGAAAGGCAAGCGGAAGAAATATCCCGAAGATCTCTAGAAACAGCAGAAACGGCAGGTCGTGGATGTCCTGTACGGCCTTTTCAAACACTTTTTCGCCGTTCATCGCCTTCGCGTTCGTGAACATATGGACAAAAAAGAAAAGCCCGAGCGGCACGATACCCGTCAACTGGTGCAGCTTTCTCAATAGGAAGTTTCTGCTATATGTAACAGCCATTTAGTTCCCCGTTAAATTCTGACGTTAAATTCTTCGACTTCAGAATTTTACGTTCATCTTCGTTTTTCGGCAATTCTCCCGCAACGGATTTAAGAATACAGGCGAATATAGCTACGATAGTTATAAGCGAAGATGAATTCGCATGAACGGTTAGTTAAGCATTCTTAATCAATACAATGCATATCGAATCATTAAAAATATTCAGCGACCTGGTCGATCTGCAGAGCTTTTCTTTGGCAGCCGAGCGAAATTTTGTTACGCAGTCTGCCGTCAGCCAGCAGATCAAGGCCCTTGAGGAACGCTTCGATCGCCAGTTGCTTGAGCGCGTCCGCGGTCGACGTGAAGTAAGGCTTACGGCCGCCGGCGAGGTGTTTTACCGCGAAGCTCGGGTCGTTCTTGACGCCTATGACCAACTACAGGAGAGCCTTCGCGGCGTTGTCGGCAAGATCGGTGGAACAGTCAAGGTCTCATGCGTTTACAGCGTCGGGCTCCACGAAATGCCGGACAAGGTCGGCGAATATATGTCGAAATTCCCGGCCGCTCGGATCGATCTCGAGTATTCCCGCACGACCAAAGTGGTCCGCGACGTCCTGAACGGCAACGCAGAGCTAGGCGTTATCGCGTTTCCTGAGCCTAAACGAGGACTCAAGATCGTTCAAATGCCGGCGAATAAGCTCGTCGTCATTTGCCCGCCGGATCATAAATTCGCCAAACGCTCGTCGCTCAAGGCAAAAGACCTGGCCGGCCAGGACTTCGTCCACTTCGAACGCGATACACCGACCCGCAAGGCGATCGATAAGATACTGAAAGCAAAGGGTGTTGAGGTCACAAAGGTCGCCGAATTCGACAACATCGAAACAATTAAACGAGCCGTCGAGGTCGGTTTTGGTATCGCGATAATGCCATTGCCCTCTGTGCTTGATGAACAGCGGCTCGGCACACTCGCTATCGTGGAGCTCCCCGAAAAAGAGTGGGTTCGCCCCGTCGGCGTCCTTTATAGAACAGACCGAAGCCTCGGCCTCGCCGCCAAAAAATTCGTACAGATCCTCGAGAATAAATAGGTTCTGCATCTCTTACATTTCCGCCCGCCGCGTATGCTCTTGCCGCCCAAAAGTGGCACATACTCGGCGGGCGATCGTTTTGTCTGGTGCAAAACCGGATTTTCGGTGTATCATACGTCCAACCACGAACCGAAGAAAAACAAGGAACAGCCCGAATGGACTTTCTTACAAGTATCAATCTGATCACGCTCTTCGCGATCATCGGCGGCATTGGGTTCATCTTTTTGCTCGCATCGCTCGTGCTCGGCGACATTTTTGAGATGTTTGGCGGCGAGGCGGACCTCGGCGGTGAAGGCCCCGATTTCGGCCTTTTTGATAGCCGAGTCATCGCAGTTTTTGTAACTGCGTTCGGCGGTTTTGGCACGATCGCCGCATGGTCCGGTTATGGAGCGATAGCGAGTTCAATGGCCGGCCTGCTTGGCGGGCTCATTTTTGGCGGCGTTGTTTCAGCCTTCGGGCGATTTCTCGTCAGCCAGCAAGCGTCTTCGACCGTCACCGACGACGATCTCATCGGGAGGACCGCTCAAGTTACAGTCGCCATCAAACCCGGCACGCTTGGGCAGATCACCGCTCGGGTCGGCGACGAACGCGTCGAGCGTCTCGCCCGCGCCAGCGCCGATGCCGAGATCGCGGCGGGCTCGATCGTCACCATCAAATCCATCGCCGGCGACTCCGTTATCGTTGTGCCGGAAGGTTAGCGTCCGGATCGTCGGATCCGCTTTTTGCCAGATAGAACGAATTGACCAGTATTAAGAGGAAGCCCAATGTTTGAAATTTCAAACCTGATAATCCCCATCGTTATTCTTGTAGTCGTTATCGGAATGCTGATCGCGATAATGCTGATCAGCCGAAACTACATCAAGGTTTCGCCCAACCAGGCGGCAGTTATTTCGGGCCGCAGCCGAAAGCTCGCAGACGGGACCAAGGTCGGCTATCGCCTCGTCCGCGGCGGTGCGACGCTCGTTTTCCCGTTCCTTGAAAAGGTTGAATATCTCGATCTCAACGTGATCACCGTGCCGCTCGCGACGACGCGAGCCTATACGGTGCAGGGCGTTCCCGTTTCGGTCAAGGCCGTCGCCAACGTCAAGATCAAGGGCGACGATACTTCTCTCCGTTCCGCCGCCGAGCGCTTTCTCGGCATGCCGCAGGAACAGTTTCACCGGCTTGTCTTCCAAACGCTCGAGGGCCACCTTCGTGCAATTCTCGGCACGCTGACGGTCGAAGAGATCAACAATGACCGCCAAAGTTTCGCGATGAAGCTTACGACCGAAGCTGCGGGCGACCTTGAGAAAATGGGAATCGGGCTCGACGCCCTGACGATTCAGGAGATCTCGGACGAAGAAGGCTACCTCGACGCTCTCGGTAAACGGCGAACGGCCGAAGTAAAACGCGACGCCGAGATCGGCCAGGCCGAAGCCAATCGCGATTCAAAGATAAAGGCTTCGCTCGCGTTACAGGAAGGCGAGAAGGTCCGCCTCGAGACAGAAGCATTGATCGCCCAATCGAACCGCGAAACCGAGATCCAGAAAGCCCAGGTCCAAGCCGAGATCGAAGCCGAACGAGCAAAGGCAAATCAGGCCGGCCCGCTTGCCGATGCACAGGCCCAGCAGAAGGTCACCGCGGAAGAGGTCCGCATCGAACGCATCCGCACGCAGGAGCAGATCTCGGTTCAGGAACAAGAGGTTCTCCGTAAGGAAAAGGAACTCGAAGCAACGGTCGTCAAACAGGCCGAAGCCGACCGACGGGCCGCCGTTCTTCGTGCGCAAGGCTTGCAGGAATCAGCCATTCTCGAGGCCGAAGGCCGCAAACAGGCACAGATCGCGATCGCCGAAGCTGACGCTCAAACCCTTGAACGCGAGGGCCAGGGCCGAGCCGCTGCCGTTGCCGCCGAGGGAAAGGCGGAGGCCGAGAAGATCCGTGCCGTCGGTCTCGCAGAGGCAGAAAAGCTTGAGGCGAAAGGTCTTGCAGAGGCGAAAGCGATCGAAGCCCAAGGCCTCGCCGAAGCAAAGGCGATCATGGAAAAGGCCGCCGCATGGCGCGAATTCAATGATGCCGCCCGCTTGCAGACAATACTCGAAAAACTTCCGTCGATCATCGAATCGTCGGCCCCGGTCTTCCGTGCCGTATCAGAACCGCTCAGTAATATCGACAAGGTCGTGATGATCGACCAGGGCGGAAACGGCAACGGCGACGGCCACACAAGCGGCGTCAACCGCTTTGCTCAAACCGGGCCGACCGTCATCTTTTCGATGCTCCAGCAACTCCAGGCCCTCGGCCTGAACTGGCCCGAGATTCTCGCCCAACTCGGCATCGACCAGAACGGCGAACCGAAGGAAAAGACGGTCACACCGGCCGTCAAGCCGCAACCGCAGCCGCCGTCACAGCCACCGACAAACCCTGAATAGTGATTTTTTCCGGTCGGCGAAGAAACTACCTTTGTGAACTTCGTGAATGGCTTAGCGCACTTTGTGTTTAGGGTTTCTGAACACAAAGTGCGTTCGCTTTTCAAGTTGAGTTAGCTGCCGGCTGTCGCTTCGTTTCGCATAAAACGAAGCCGAGGAACGCCCGGTCATCAGCTTCGTCCGATTGACTTGCCCGCTCCTGAAATCCGATAATTACGCCGACTTATGAGATCGCAAATTTTCCTTCTAGCTCTTTTTGCACTGTCTCTTTCGGGCTGCGGCGGGATGAACGTCGCCGAGAACCGGGCTCCGGCTCCAGCAAATTCCGCGGCAAATACCGCACCCGCAGCATCCGTCCGCGCCGAACCGCCGGCCGAGGCCGATGGGCTCATGGCACCGAACACGCTCGGTTCAAAGGCCGCCCGCGAGCTCTGCTTTGAAACGAACACCGGCGACACCGATATCGTCCGCGAGCAGACCTTTGCCATCGAGTTCGAGCCCTTCAAAGGCACTTGCTTCATCACGATGCACAATCCGGAATACGACGACCCGCCGCTCGAATCCGAGTTTGCAATCTATCGCGGCAACCGTCGCGTGGCTGAGTTTCCCGAGCAGTTCAACGGCGTTAATTTCGGCTGCTGGATAGAAGGTGTCGGCTTTCAGGACCTCAACGACGACCAAAAGATCGATGCCGTCATCGTCGCCAAGTGCTCCGGTAAATCCGGCGAGTATTACGAAAACATGGTCTATGCCAATGACGGCCGCGGTTTTACGACTAATCTCGACGCGAACTACAAGCTCGCTGAGTTCAAGACAGTGAAGCAGATCGCTGAATATGCCCGCGAGCATCGGTCCGCGTTCTTTAAGTAACCGATGCTTCCTCTCGTCATCGTTAATCCAAAATCCGCCGGCGGCTCAACGCGCGAGAAATGGACGGCCATCGCCTCCGACCTCCGCGCCCATTTCGGCGCATTTCGTGTCGTGTTCACCAAAGGCCCGGGCGATGCGATCGGCCTCGCCCGTAGCCACTCTGAAGAAGGTGCCGGCCTGATCATCGCCTGCGGCGGCGACGGCACTATAAACGAGGTCGCGAACGGAATTCTGCTTTCCAAAAAGGACTGCGAACTTGGCATTTTTCCATCAGGAACCGGCGGCGACTTCCGCCGGACGATCGGCCT includes:
- a CDS encoding flotillin family protein; amino-acid sequence: MFEISNLIIPIVILVVVIGMLIAIMLISRNYIKVSPNQAAVISGRSRKLADGTKVGYRLVRGGATLVFPFLEKVEYLDLNVITVPLATTRAYTVQGVPVSVKAVANVKIKGDDTSLRSAAERFLGMPQEQFHRLVFQTLEGHLRAILGTLTVEEINNDRQSFAMKLTTEAAGDLEKMGIGLDALTIQEISDEEGYLDALGKRRTAEVKRDAEIGQAEANRDSKIKASLALQEGEKVRLETEALIAQSNRETEIQKAQVQAEIEAERAKANQAGPLADAQAQQKVTAEEVRIERIRTQEQISVQEQEVLRKEKELEATVVKQAEADRRAAVLRAQGLQESAILEAEGRKQAQIAIAEADAQTLEREGQGRAAAVAAEGKAEAEKIRAVGLAEAEKLEAKGLAEAKAIEAQGLAEAKAIMEKAAAWREFNDAARLQTILEKLPSIIESSAPVFRAVSEPLSNIDKVVMIDQGGNGNGDGHTSGVNRFAQTGPTVIFSMLQQLQALGLNWPEILAQLGIDQNGEPKEKTVTPAVKPQPQPPSQPPTNPE
- a CDS encoding LysR family transcriptional regulator — encoded protein: MHIESLKIFSDLVDLQSFSLAAERNFVTQSAVSQQIKALEERFDRQLLERVRGRREVRLTAAGEVFYREARVVLDAYDQLQESLRGVVGKIGGTVKVSCVYSVGLHEMPDKVGEYMSKFPAARIDLEYSRTTKVVRDVLNGNAELGVIAFPEPKRGLKIVQMPANKLVVICPPDHKFAKRSSLKAKDLAGQDFVHFERDTPTRKAIDKILKAKGVEVTKVAEFDNIETIKRAVEVGFGIAIMPLPSVLDEQRLGTLAIVELPEKEWVRPVGVLYRTDRSLGLAAKKFVQILENK
- the sdhA gene encoding succinate dehydrogenase flavoprotein subunit yields the protein MSSNGIKIAIVGGGLAGLAAALKIAEAGHEVDLISVVPVKRSHSVCAQGGINGAVNTKGEGDSPAKHLDDTVYGGDFLANQPPVQRMTDMAPEIIYLFDRMGVPFSRTKEGLLDFRRFGGTLHHRTAFAGASTGQQLLYALDEQVRKFEVTGKVRKFEGWEMLSLVMDDHQVCRGLIAMNLQTLELKAFKADAVIMATGGPGLVFGKSTNSQTCTGSAVSAAYQQGARYANGEFIQVHPTSIPGEDKLRLMSESARGEGGRVWVPRDPGDKRKPQDIPTGERWYFLEEKYPAYGNLVPRDIATREIFQVCLDGFGVGGENQVFLDLTHVPAETLTRKLGAILEIYEMFVGDDPRYVPMRIFPGVHYSMGGLWVDFEQRTNVPGLLAAGECDYSIHGANRLGANSLLSCVYGGFVAAPAAMEYAKNVERGETETNGIYDAELKRQQEINDSIIKSEGGENQYKLHEEMGKWMTDNVTVVRYNDKLKATDEKLVELQERLKRISINDSNLWATQAVPHARQLKNMLELARVITLGALNRNESRGAHYKPEFPDRNDDEYMKTTVAEYSAEAPVFSYEAIDVSIVEPRKRDYSSGKRPPPRPNKTEAREETPKNQGRNAAA
- the sdhB gene encoding succinate dehydrogenase iron-sulfur subunit → MSESNHIEKKRLETPPAKFKLKIQRREKEGAPVSWDTFELPYRRNLNVISALMDVRKEPVTIEGKATTPPVWDMSCLEQVCGICTMVIDGTVRQSCSALIDDLLLASGSDTVTLQPMSKFPNVRDLKVDRTKMFDHLKQVHAWVELDGSHSLGPGPAISNEVAQERYALSRCMTCGCCLEACPQYGDDNYIGPQAIAQARLFNMHPVGKTDIDERLNGLMGEDGITNCGNAQNCVQVCPMSVPLTKAIYETNRDITVNALFGWLKK
- a CDS encoding succinate dehydrogenase, producing MAVTYSRNFLLRKLHQLTGIVPLGLFFFVHMFTNAKAMNGEKVFEKAVQDIHDLPFLLFLEIFGIFLPLAFHSIYGIIISSEARSNVMNYGYGRNWFYLFQRITGVFLFFFIVFHLLHYRFGLVPGLTDIAVAGNAVGSFDIVANDLAIPWVLAIYILGVAATAWHLAYGFWLFAVDWGILIGTNAQRYALYGCAALAFGLFAVGTNAAVSFLRPCGLLPAALCEQPAKANSSAPKRV